Sequence from the Procambarus clarkii isolate CNS0578487 chromosome 2, FALCON_Pclarkii_2.0, whole genome shotgun sequence genome:
CATTAATGGAACAATATAGCACCAACCATGCTTCATTAATGGAACAATATAGCCCCAACCATGCTTCATTAATGGAACAATATAGCACCAACCATGTTTCATTAATGGAACAATATAGCCCCAACCATGCTTCATTAATGGAACAATATAGCCCCAACCATGCTTCATTAATGGAACAATATAGCACCACCCATGCTTCATTAATGGAACAATATAGCCCCAACCATGCTTCATTAATGGAACAATATAGCCCCAACCATGCTTCATTAATGGAACAATATAGCACCAACCATGTTTCATTACTGGAACAATATAGCACCAACCATGCTTCATTAATGGAACAATATAGCCCCAACCATGCTTCATTAATGGAACAATATAGCCCCAACCATGCTTCATTACTGGAACAATATAGCCCCAACCATGCTTCATTACTGGAACAATATAGCACCACCCATGCTTCATTACTGGAACCATATAGCACCAACCATGTTTCATTAATGGAACAATATAGCCCCAACCATGCTTCATTAATGGAACAATATAGCACCACCCATGCTTCATTAATGGAACAATATAGCACCAACCATGCTTCATCAATGGAACAATATAGCACCACCCATGCTTCATTAATGGAACAATATAGCACCAACCATGCTTCATCAATGGAACAATATAGCACCAACCATGCTTCATCAATGGAACAATTCACCACATCCAACCATACTTGGATGTGATACAGAAGAGAGGAAAAGGGAAGACGACAGAGAAGaggggaaaaaaaagagagagagggaaaggaagCCCACGTTAAAGACACTTTTATAAtgacggagccggtcggccgagcggacagcacgctggacttgtgatcctgtggtcccgggttcgatcccagacgccggcgagaaacaatgggcagagtttctttcaccctatgcccctgttacctagcagtaaaataggtacctaggtgttagtcagctgtcacgggctgcttcctgggggtggaggcctggtcgaggaccgggccgcggggacactaagccccgaatatctctctcaagataacctcaagataatgaaCTGTTGAATTTTAGTAAAGACTCAAGATCACCACTCTTAAGAGCGGCCTCAGACCCTCTTCCTTACTCCTCCTGTTTACACTTAAGTGTCACCCCCAAGTCTACCTTGGCAGTTAGTCCTGCTCACACTTAAGTGTCACTCAGTGACTTATGACGCACCAAGCGCTAACTTCACAATACCCGCCCACAACTGGCTTGACATTTTACTCATTTTAAAAACCTTTCTAGTGCAGTGTTCATGTTATTAATTCAACTAAATTGAGGAGAGCAACTCCGTATCGCTCACATACGATGTAaatcgttttttttttaataatacagtgtccggggcaggcagccagtgtatatatatatacatgttaggctaatATATAGAgattctcccctctcccctcaagGTCGACCTACTAACCCTCCctcaggatacaaccccacaagactcacaaactcctgggtacctatttactgctaggtgaacaggggcttagggtgaaagaaactctgcccatcgtttctcgccggtgcccgggaaccaacccgggaccacaggatcacgtgtccagcgtgctgtccgctcgggcaccggcccctgtgtgtgtgtgtgtgtgtgtgtgtgtgtgtgtgtgtgtgtgtgtgtgtgtgtgtgtgggtgtactcacctatttgtactcacctatttgtgcttgcaggatcgagcattggcacttggatcccgcctttccagccatcggttgtttacagcaatgactccttgtcattgctgtaaacaatgtGAATTGTAAACAATGAATgaaaaattgtgtgtgtgtgtgtgtgtgtgtgtgtgtgtgtgtgtgtgtgtgtgtgtgtgtgtgtgtgtgtgtgtgtgtgtgtgtgtgtgtgtgtgtgtgtgtgtgtgagtgtgtgcgtgcagTGCGTCACAGAGTAACGCAGGCTCCCAGAGAGCAACGCATCTCGATATTAACAATAGCCGGCTGCGATATTTGTTAACGATAGATCATTATATTCAAGTATTCCACCCTACAGCCACATTTACATATCAAAGCAAATTACATCTGCATACATTTGGCTCTCATTCTTTCAGAGCACAACCTGCAAATGAGATATTTTACATTTTATACAGTTAATGCACAAATTAATAAAACTTCCAATACTGCTTTACTTTCCAAAATATTTCTATGCAATTTCATGATCTTTATtaacttaatatttaagtctaaaaacCGAGGCTTAAATCAGGGCTCTAATTTTAAACGGTTCGCCGCTGTTCACTCGGCAGTAATCGAGGCAGGAGACGGGAGGGTTTGTGAGACAGGAGACGGGAAGGGTTTGTGAGACAGGAGACGGGAGGGTTTGTGAGACAGGAGACGGGAGGGTTTGTGAGACAGGAGACGGAAGGGTTTGCGAGACAGGAGACGGAAGGGTTTGTGAGACAGGAGACGGGAGGGTTTGTGAGACAGGAGACGGGAGGGTTTGTGAGACAGGAGACGGGAAGGGTTTGTGAGGCAGGAGACGGGAGGGTTTGTGAGACAGGAGACGGGAGGGTTTGTGAGACAGGAGACGGGAGGGTTTGTGAAACAGGAGACGGGAAGGTCTGTGAGACAGGAGACGGGTGGGTTTGTGAGACAGGAGACGGGAGAGTCTATGAGACAGGAGACGGGAGGGTTTGTGAGACAGGAGACGGGAGAGTCTATGAGACAGGAGACGGGAGGGTTTGTGAGACAGGAGACGGGAGGGTTTGCGAGACAGGAGACGGAAGGGTTTGTGAGACAGGAGACGGAAGGGTTGGTGAGACAGGAGACGGGAGGGTTTGTGAGACAGGAGACGGAAGGGTTTGTGAGACAGGAGACGGGAGAGTCTATGAGACAGGAGACGGGAGGGTTTATGAGACAGGAGACGGAAGGGTTTGCGAGACAGGAGACGGAAGGGTTTGTGAGACAGGAGACGGAAGGGTTTGCGAGACAGGAGACGGAAGGGTTTGTGAGACAGGAGACGGGAGGGTTTGCGAGACAGCAGACGGAAGGGTTTGTGAGACAGGAGACGGGAGGGTTTGTGAGACAGGAGACGGGAGAGTCTATGAGACAGGAGACGGGAGAGTCTGTGAGACAGGAGACGGGAGAGTCTATGAGACAGGAGACGGGAGAGTCTGTGAGACAGGAGACTTGAGGGTCTACGAGACAGGAGACAGAAGACGTTAACAAAACACCTAACATTCTAAACCACGAGGAAAcatgaaaaaaaacaataaaaaaaaacgtttaaaaacgcaaaaaaaaaaaaaaaaaaaaattatataaatgaaACTAAATGAACCTTTTAACATAAAGCGTTCAGCGCGCacgctcccctcccctccccccctatgGAACAAAAATAAAGCTTTATTCAGCAAATCCAAAAATCCTGAAGCGATCCAATGGAAATTTAACGACCAGCTTCAAAATCCCCCCCAAACGCGGTTCTGTTCGCACCACTTTGATAAAAACTAGAGATTAGGAAGATCAAATATGTCTCCACATTGAGTGCCTACAGATGTAGGATTTGTCCTCCTACAGGGGGGACAGGGGGTAGGGGGGAAggggtagaggggggagggggtagaggggattaggggggagggggggactaggGTAAAGAGGTCTCTTTTGGGTTCTGTTCACAAGGGTTAAAATGGGACGTTTTGGTATCGCTCTTCAAGCCTAGATGGCTGTTGAAGCCCTTTTGTTCACATATGacgattgtgatggtggtgacgatagtggtgatggtggtagtggcggtgatggtggatgAATGgtagagcaggtgtgtgtgtgtgtgtgtgtacctgtagcTCATGTTGAGTTTCGAGAGTTGTGAGACCCAAGTCCGCGGCCTATTTACATGGCGTGGCAGTGAGTAGTACACTTCAACAGTATGTTGACTCTTCCCCTTGCTTTCCAATCATGGTGTACAATCTTCTGGTATTTTTTTTATCTACATCTCATCATCAATAACATACACTTCTTGTGCTTGAAATACAGCCAAGTGACTGCCCACTTCCGGAGTCTGTTGAGGTCTTCCTGTAATTCTCTGAAGTCCTGGATATTTTTTTTCTTTGCTCATTAGCATGCATGAGTTCATTCCTTCGGGAAGTTCATTTACTTCAATTAGGAACATTGATGACCCAAGGACCGAATCCTGGGAGACCCGCCATTGGTCACGTCTCTCAGTTCGATATCTCCGATTACTTGTTATCTTTCGCTTTCTCTCCGTCATGTTATCTCCTGCACAGTTCAATAATTTTCATAAGTTATCTTTCCCTGTCTCTCCATACCAGTCTCTCGCGAGGACCAACATCACATGATTTTGGGCAGTCGAAGATCACATGAATTTAGGCAGTCTAATGGAATTTATGAAGTTCATAGGAAATAGCGATGTTCACCTGCGATCAACATAATTAGCTTACCTGTTGATTATTTCCAGAGTTCTACTTTCACTGCCTACTCTAAAGCCAGCCTTCCATGGAGTTAGTGACTGTTAGCATAGTACTTacatcacacacatatatatacatatatatatatatatatggccaatGCACACATAATGTGATTTATCCAAAGGACAACCCGAGGCCATAGAGAGCCCCCAATGGCTCTTTAAAGCAGTGGATAAGGGGACGGGGGAAGAGGGAACGGGAGGATGCGAACGACGACCTACAAAAAAGCACCCCTTCTCTTTACTTCCTCATTCCCGACACCCAATGGGTTACCTTGAGATGCCCTACcttaaggtgcttccggggcttaacgtccccgcggcccggtcctcgacccggcctccacccccaggaagcagcaacgtgacagctgactaacacccaggtacctatttactgctaggtaacaggggcattcagggtgaaagaaactttgcccatttgtttctgcctcgtgcgggaaacgaacccacgccacagaatcacgagtcctgcgcgctatccaccaggctacgaggtgtcGAGGCTTCGAACAGAAACATCATCTTCCCCGCTACAGAGTGCGGCGTCACGCTCACTCTCCAGCAGAAACAGCCGGCAAAAACCTTCCATACACACAGATTAGCGAGAAAAGGTTCGCGAAAAAAAGGCAAAAATATGTACGGTTGAAACTGCTCGCGAGAAAAAAATTATTTCCTGGAAAAAACTGTACATGAAAAATATTTCATGGAAAAGCAATGCAGGAATACTTGCGCAGGAGAGTGACACGAGGACAGGTCCTATGTACACCAGATCCTCGGTGTTACGTGGTCCTGTAACACGCCAGATCCTCGGTGTTACGTGGTCCTGTAACACGCCAGATCCtcagtgttacatggtcctgtaacACGCCAGATCCTCGGTGTTACGTGGTCCTGTAACACGCCAGATCCtcagtgttacatggtcctgtaacACGCCAGATCCTCGGTGTTACGTGGTGCTATAACACGCCAGGTCCTCAGTGTTACGTGGTGCTATAACACGCCAGATCCTCAGTGTAACATGGTCCTGTAACACACCAGATCCCCAGTGTAACATGGTCCTGTAACACACCAGATCCtcagtgttacatggtcctgtaacACACCAGATCCTCAGTGTAACATGGTCCTGTAACACACCAGATCCTCAGTGTAACATGGTCCTGTAACACACCAGATCCtcagtgttacatggtcctgtaacACACCAGATCCTCAGTGTTACGTGGTGCTATAACACGCCAGGTCCtcagtgttacatggtcctgtaacACACCAGATCCTCAGTGTTACGTGGTGCTATAACACACCAGATCCtcagtgttacatggtcctgtaacACGCCAGATCCTCAGTGTTACGTGGTGCTATAACACGCCAGATCCtcagtgttacatggtcctgtaacACGCCAGGTCCTCAGTGTTACATGGTCCTATAACACGCCAGATCCtcagtgttacatggtcctgtaacACGCCAGGTCCtcagtgttacatggtcctgtaacACACCAGATCCtcagtgttacatggtcctgtaacACACCAGATCCCCAGTGTAACATGGTCCTGTAACACGCCAGGTCCtcagtgttacatggtcctgtaacACACCAGATCCtcagtgttacatggtcctgtaacACGCCAGATCCTCAGTGTTACGTGGTCCTGTAACACGCCAGATCCTCAGTGTTACGTGGTCCTGTAACACGCCAGGTCCTCAGTGTTACGTGGTGCTATAACACACCAGATCCTCGGTGTTACGTGGTGCTATAACACGCCAGGTCCTCAGTGTTACGTGGTGCTGTAACACACCAGATCCTCAGTGTTACGAGGTGCTGTAACACACCAGGTCCTCAGTGTTACGTGGTGCTATAACACACCAGGTCCTCAGTGTTACGTGGTCCTGTAACACACCAGATCCTCGGTGTTACGTGGTGCTATAACACGCCAGGTCCTCAGTGTTACGTGGTCCTGTAACACACCAGATCCTCAGTGTTACGTGGTGCTATAACACACCAGGTCCTCAGTGTTACGTGGTGCTGTAACACACCAGGTCCTCAGTGTTACGTGGTGCTGTAACACGCCAGATCCTCAGTGTAACATGGTCCTATAACACACCAGATCCTCAGTGTAACATAGTCCTGTAACACGCCAGATCCtcagtgttacatggtcctgtaacACACCAGATCCTCAGTGTAACATGGTCCTATAACACACCAGATCCTCAGTGTAACACACCAGATCCTCAGTGTAACATGGTCCTGTAACACACCAGATCCTCAGTGTAACATGGTCCTGTAACACACCAGATCCTCAGTGTAACATGGTCCTGTAACACACCAGATCCTCAGTGTAACATGGTCCTGTAACACACCAGATCCTCAGTGTAACAAGGTGAACAACAAAAAGTCTGCGAAGCTCCCTAAAAACTAATCATATTCCCGTCAAAACTCATTCTAAACAAAATTTGCTTAACACATTAAAATATGGCGAAACACATATTGACAAT
This genomic interval carries:
- the LOC123751645 gene encoding uncharacterized protein, producing the protein MEQFSTNHVSLMEQFSTNHASLMEQYSTTHASLMEQYSTNHVSLMEQYSTNHVSLMEQFSTNHVSLMEQFSTNHASLMEQYSTNHVSLMEQYSTNHASLMEQYSPNHASLMEQYSTNHVSLMEQYSPNHASLMEQYSPNHASLMEQYSTTHASLMEQYSPNHASLMEQYSPNHASLMEQYSTNHVSLLEQYSTNHASLMEQYSPNHASLMEQYSPNHASLLEQYSPNHASLLEQYSTTHASLLEPYSTNHVSLMEQYSPNHASLMEQYSTTHASLMEQYSTNHASSMEQYSTTHASLMEQYSTNHASSMEQYSTNHASSMEQFTTSNHTWM